The Leishmania braziliensis MHOM/BR/75/M2904 complete genome, chromosome 28 region TGCTCGTCCACGCCCAGCTGCCCCACCGCCAATGCCGGCCATCCAGGGAGATAACACCACCGTTGGCGTCGAAGGACCGACGGACGCCCCACTTAGCGAGGCAGTTGAGGGGGCACGGAAGACGCTATCGGGCCGGTACTCGAGCCGCTGATGCAGaacaccactgccgccaggagtgccaccaccatcagcCGAGATGAAGCCGTAAAAGCACTGAGGGTCATTCGTGCTACAGGAGTAAGACGCGGTGCTCATAAGATTCGACTCTCGCGCGTGATCCTCATTGCCGGCCGGTTCCGTGAAGGAAGTGTATTTTAGGCAGTGAAACGTGGCAAAGTAGTTGCGACCTTCGGCACTGAGATGGGCAACGACCTCCAGATCACCCGACACGTTGGCGAGATCAACGGCGGCCGTCACCGCGAGTTGGTTGCCCATAGAGCACTCTCGCTGTCTAAGACAAACGTTTGTACttcccctctgtgtgtgggtgcgtttATGTGTGTAGGTTGGGCGTGACGGGCTGGCGTAATATGCACCAGTGCGTCCCTGCAAGGGCGGATGTCAgtaaggggagggggaggaggagcgcgcaGAGGGAAGCGAATCGAAGCGAGCGAGAACGCACACAAGGACGGGAAGAAAAGTGGAAGGGAAATACGGCGAGGTGAACGACAATCCgcactgcgccgctgggGGAAAAAacgaaggagggaggaaagaaaagccGCTTGCAACTCATTGCTTGAGGCTCGAGTTTACAGAGCCACAGAAACGTCACTTGAGCCCATACGCCtgagcgcgtgcgtgcgcgccagCCGCCCACCaaacactgcagcagcaccccccccccccgatgTCTCCTCCGTGTACCTAGACGCGCAGGCACACGTGTCTACACAGACGCATTCACAAACATACACATGAAAAAGGCATACACAAGCAATAGGCTGTGGAAATCCTTACCTGCGCGATAAAGCTCCTCCAAGCCccaccttctccgcctcaccCGTCGACTGCCATTCGTTCATCATTTcacttctccctttccctcacATGATCGTTCTAGAGCGATTaagagcagctgcatcgATACCATTATGACTAGACACATGATCAGACACATGCGCATGTACTAGTCATCATCATCTCCCTGTTTGTGTGGCACATGGCCGcgtacacagagagggagatgcgcCACGATGAAGGCGATCactggaggagggagagaaagcaCAAGAAAATGGCAGAAAGGCCCATCGATTCAATGCGCTGCCGTGTGTTCGACGGAGAGAAGTGTcccagaaaagaaaggagcgGGAAAGACATGCGTAGTcacggagaaagagagggagcacaCGGTGAAACCATAACAGAGTGGAATTTACCTTTCCTGAAGGTATGAGCCAGCACGGATGGCCCACAAGCACTGCCAAGACGACGGCACAAACAACTACCGCGAATACACTAACAAAgtagagaggaggagagtcaGACGTCGTGAGGCCAAAATCACCCATAGCGACAGCTGGATAGATATCACAACGCTCCGTTTGCACCCATGGGCCACGCACACTCGCCTCGAAGGACGTTGCCAGAAGCCGACGGCAGCCGCACGCATGCGATTGTAGGGACTTGaaacgaggaaaagaggaaaataGGAAGAGACCTGCACCTGCGGAGCATCACTGCCAACTCTGTTACCCCCTCTGTTGCGTTGTGGAATGAGAGAGCATGatagagggaggggaagggagggagggagagagacgaacCATGGCGAAACAGAGCAATCGGGAGCAGGACAAGGGCCAAcaacagcaagagagagaagcacaaaaATAAAGCGGAAGCGGATGTACGTTAAAGAGAGGTGCAGCCTTCCCCTCGGCACCTTCTCACGTTCTTCTTTGATTGCGCAAGCGCAGAACCCCACGCACCAATACGGACAGGCATAGGCATATATAGGCCTACACGTGCACCGACAAGAAGCAGCACACGCCATGGAGGCGCAACGGCCGTcgttcttcctcccttctctcagGCAATGGGACGCCGTCCCTTCCCCTTACTTCGCGGGGCTGTGTGACTTCACCTCCTGGGGCTGCCACGCCATCGGGTACCTGCCCGTATGTGCCttcatgctgctgctcatctgTTCATACGCCCCAGTGACAGGTGCAGAGtcaaacagagagagaatcTCGTTCttggtgtggctgctgcagctgccagTAAACAGGTCTTCCACGTTACCGCATGCTGTCGACACATTCGATGGCGAGTCCGGCTTCTTCGCCAAAGGCGCCTCGCCCTGCACACCGCCGCTAGTGGGGCCAAGTAGACTGCTTCCCGCCCCACCAAACTGGGCGTCAAACCAGCCCAAGTCGCTGTTGGCACTCATCGGTGGTACGGACGACAACGGCGCACCCATGTTTCCCCATGCAGTAGGCCTCGGGTTGGTACCGCCGTTAACCATCACAGAACTAACACAGGTCGGATGAGTCGGATAAGCATGGGAGAAGAGCTCCGTAATGCTTGTTTGCGCGCCCATCACACCCTGGGTCACTTTCTGACATGGCTGATTCGTGCTGGGCGAGGACACAGGCGCACCCCAGAGCTCCTCAAGCacgacgtgctgctgctgcgcctgcccTCGCGTGTCGAGTTGAGGCGGCGGTGAATTCCCTCCCGGAGGAGGCAAAGTGCCTGTCCCGTCGCCATTCACTTCCTCGATCGGGGTCTCCATGAACTGTGCAAAGAGCTCTGTGAAGCTAGGGTGATAGTACAACTTCCGCTCATACTTGGAGCGAATGACTCTCTCAACCACAGTGCCGTCGGTCGTGCCGGTCACGCGTGCCAACGGTGGCATCTCGTACTCGTACAAGAGTCGTCCTCGCGCGTTGCCGACATGCTCCATCAGAAACATCATAGAATCTGCCCAGGCATCCATGTTTGTCGACTTTACCTTCGATATATGCGTGCCCATGGAGCGGTGAATGCCGGCGCAACGGAGGCACAAGAAAACGCCGAGGTTGGTGCTCGCCCATCGTGGGTGCTTCGTCGCACAGTCAAAGCACTCGCGATTCTCCGAGCGATGAAGCAAAACAtcgaagcggcgcagctgctgcgctgtcacacctgcgccgcccgcACCCGTCCTCCACCCACCGACTTTGGTAGAGTGCGTCGTGGTCGCGTGCTGAGTGCTGGGGGCGCCATAACCGCCACCTTTGTTGTTCACGCTGGACTCGTCCCCGCTCCGGCCCTCCGCTTTGTGCTGGTGGTGGAAGTCGGTAGGCATCCCGGGCTACCAAAATAGCGACAACAGAAAAGGGCCCTCGaaggatgtgtgtgtgtgcacgtacTGCTCGACAAATGAACGCGCCTCGCTTCACTGGTCAGGTTCTGAGTTAGACCTCTTTCAAGAAGCACCTGTAAAAGcgagcgaagaggagcgtGGAAGCAAGATGGTAGATGAaacctctgcgtgtgtgctaGGGTGTGCGGGTAGAGGTGTTGGTGTGACTAGCGGGCACAGGACAGCGAGAACAGctacagcgctgctgcctttaCCTCTCTTCTTGGTCCTTGTCAAGAACCTCGATTCTtaatgggggggggggggggagactgCGATAAGGCGCTACGCGCTGTCAGTGCCTCGGTGCGTATCGGCGCGATGCAAGGTGGCAAATACACACACGAAACCATGCAGGGgacacaggggggggggggggggcagggagTCTATAccgagggaaagaaagggctggaaagggggaaaggtGATGATAGgtcggcgaggagggagggggggtaaCACGAGGGATTTTACATGACTGCAGTCAAGGAAGGCGAGTAGTGGAACCGGCGTCAGGGAtacaaaaaggaaagaaggagaggaagatgCAGTCAGGGAGGGTTCAGAGctagcgagagagagagagggggggagggaaggataaaagagggggtggtgaCGCCATCGtagtgtgtgggtggagagGTGGGACACTGGTTGACGCTGCCCAGCCATCGACGCACTCTCGCACTGCTGTTGAAAAATACGTAGTGGTGCAGCTTTGCGGCGAAGACGACTCCTAGCTGgagcaagagaaaaggaaaagcagcCGTCACccagctgcgctgtcgcACACGCCGCTACCTTAGCGACACCACCAGCACGCAGCACCCACAGCACGCGATGTCACCGAGAACTAACCTCCGCTCGGTGTACCCGTTTGTTTTTGTGAGCGTTAGCGGGAGAGAGGATGTCTTGAGCTTCTCTCTTGTCTGTGATTCAAATCGGTTGTGACGGTAAaggggtggaggggtgggcagagggagaagtacgggcacacacacacacacacacagctaagggaggggggagcgaaACGTGCAGCGCTGATGAGTCACGCCGGCCcgcggcagagaagaggggcaaAACATGCGTGAAACGGCAcaccaaacacacacacaaaaaaaacgACGCGCGTATGGACAAcgtgaaaaagagagacgcggcACGTGTCATCGTCCCACACCACAGCCGggcgcaggcacacgcgcatcACCGCCTTGCCTACTCACGCCCCACTACCGCGACTGGGGAACAACCTaaggggcggcggcgcgctcaCCAGCGATCTTCGCGGTTGCCACGCCCACGACCACGTCCGCGCCCACGGCCGCCTCGCCCGCCACGAcccccagcagcggcgccaccgaTACGGCGGAAGTTGCCTACACGGCCACGCACTTCCTCGCAGAGCGGGCTCAGCCCTGGATGACAGAAGATGCACGCAACAATGCGGTCCTTGCGGTTGGGTAACACGCTCTTGCCCTCGGGGAACATGATATCGAGGCAATTGGCGGCGCACTCGGCACACTCCTCGGCAGTGACGTACacccgctgcgccgtcggtGGGAGCTTCACCATCATGGGGCATGCATTGCAGCACACCTTCCATTGCCCTGCTGTCCGGGGGACGAAGGCCATGCTACCGGGGCAGGAGCCGTCTACGCAGTCGCACACGTAGTTCGTGGCGAGGGAGTGCTCGCACGTCGGGTGGCGGCACTCGTCACACGCCATATGCCGCGTGGATGGCGCCGCTTTCGCCGTCGCCCCTCCGCCGTTCCCACGGTTGTGATGTTGTAGGGCGGAGGGCAGTTCCTCGAACGGCGGGTTGTTGTAGCAACTGGGGCAGATGGGAAAGGACTTGCCGCCGTCGATGTGGCAGACGACGAGCTCGAAGTTGTCAATGGGGCATGTGAAGCCGGAGTACGGCTTTACGGTGCCACCCTGCGGCAGGGCGAAGGTCACCTCGCAGTACGGGCAGTAGAGTCGCTGGGGGCGGGTGTTCAGGTGCTTTAGGTAGCGCATGCAGTTGCCGCACCGTGTAATCGGCTTCCCGGTCGCCGAGatggcagagaaggaggcacCCATAAGGCCATCAAAGATGTCGATGTGCTCTTTGAAGAACTTGAACTTagagaagaagaggtcgAGTGAGTAGCTGAGCACGTCTTCGAGCCGCGCGCGACCCTCAGCGATGTGGGTGACGTACTCCTCGACACGACTGCGCACCagtggcagcaccagctcCGGGTCGATGGCCTTGATGCCGTGGATGAGCACGATGCCAAGCTTTGATGGCTTCATGACACGCCCCGCCTGCACGCTGCAGTAGCCGCGCTCTACAATGTTATTGATGTGGGTAGAGATCGACGCGTCAGTTCCGATCCCGTTCTTCTCCATCAACCCTATCAGGTCCGACTCCGTCAGGTACGACGGCGGCTGCGTCTGCCCCGCCTGCAGCCGCACATCAGACAGCTGAAAGGAGTCGCCCTTGTTGACGCCGGTTGGCATCCTGTCGTCCTCGACACGGGCGTGCGGCATGATCTCTGTAAATCCAGGGTCCTCGACTACCTTTCCCGAGATGCTGAACAACTCACCTCCAAGCTCGATCGTAATCTTCGTCTTGATGAGACGACAGTCTGGTGACACGGAAGCAATGAAATGCCGCGTAATGTACTCAAATATGCGCCATTCATCCCCAGATAGCTCCCCAGGTGAGGCGCTTCGCATTGGCGTGATAGGTGGGTGATCGCCGGCGTCTTTGCCTGCTTTGGGATGCACGTGCCctccctgcagcagcgccgtcacgTAGCCCCCCCATATGGGGTGGTTTTTCTGCTGAGCGAGGGCGCCAACGAGGTTGAAGGATGGCGGGTATGCTGTGGATTCGGTACGGGGGTACGAAATGTAGCCGCGGATGTACAGGTTCTCGGCGATTGTCATCACGTAGTGGGGACCGATGCCAAGTGCTTTGCTTGCAATCTTCATGAGATCCACAGTGTTGAGCCCGGTCGGTCGCGGACGCGTGTCACTGCTAACGGACATATTGGTGACGGTGGCAACCTTACCGTTCTTCGTGATGCGCTGAAGGATGAGCCGCGCCATCGTCTCATCGAAGACACGCCCGCGATCCCAGTCAAACTGCAGTactgcaccgctgcgcgaGGCGACCGGGACGAGACGCCAAAAGTTCTCAGGCTTGAAGTTGAGGATCTCATCGTGGCGCTGTACGCAAAACCCGAGCGTCGGTGTCTGACACGGCCCATAGCTAACGACGCTGGCATCCAAGTCGCCATACTTGCCCTGGAAGTACTTTGTCTGAAATCGGGTAAAGGCCACCCCAACCTTCAGGTCCAGCTCTTGCCGACATGTCACCGCGTCGCTGATGCTCTTGTTCGGCCTCCCGAGACTGCAGAAGGCGTGGAAAATCTCCTCCGCCGTGATGGCTGAGAAGTGCGCGCGAAAgatgctgttgttgttgtagATCTCCCGCCGCACGACCTGCATCACTTCAAAGCAAAtgttctccccctcccgaTCACAGTCGAGCCACAATACCAGCGTATCACAGCCTTTCGCCTCATGCTCGAGGTGATGCGTCACCTTCTCTGACGTATCTTTCCACACGATCGGCGCGGTGAagagctgctcctcctctgtgcggTCCCAGTTTTGGTGCTGAGAGGTGAAGTCGCATGAGAAGACGTGGCCGGTGGTGCTCGTCACCTTGAAGTACGCTGGACTGCCCATAAAGCTACCCATGTACTCGTACACTGGCAGCGCACGGGTGCGGCGGGAGCAGCTTCCACTGCTCAAGATCGTCGCAATACTCTCAGCCAGCGACGGCTTCTCAGCCACCATTAACACATTGCGACCCATCACACCGTCAACAAGCGCACTTTCAAGCCGGCCGGCACCCCTGATCGAGTACCTGATGCTGGTGTCGATGTTCAACCGGAACCACAAACAGtagggcagagagaggggggacagGCAACCGCGAATGGCGTCGGGAAGAAGCGAGGAAAGGGCGGGGGCCTAGCAGTACGTGCGTTTCGGCCGCACGTACGCACGGCTGCAGAacggagaaggaaaaggaaaccGGTGAATCCTgcaaaagagggagaaagagaggagggagcggAGGAGTAGAGTGGGACGTCCAAGCACACCGAGAACGGCTGCAATGTCATAAACGAGGCCTAGCGAGAGAGCGACCACGACCCAGCCCAGATCCGCTCGACTCACACACCCGAGAGGAGCGCTCAAGCATCAAGCGCTTGAAGGCAGCAGGAGTGGGGAGCAGGGAGGAGGTAGACAGCAACATATTCCATCCCCCTCCTACCCCGTTCATTCTCagcatttttttttcacgCGCTCCCGTGAAGTGCTCGGCAAGGCTTCCTGTCTCATCACCTGTTCGAGTACGCGGGTGGGGATGGGTGGAGGAATAGCGGagcaggaagaagagagagattTTCCGTTTGGGGAATCAGAAGTGGAGTCCGAAACAGaccgctgcggtgcaccCGACAACAGCAATGCGACTGATGTTGACCGAGGAACGCAGACTGCCACTCCTCATCACACTGTTCACATCTCTTTCTGGTTCTTTTCTGTGTTGGCAAAGCAGAATTACTGACAGACGTGAAAAGAGAACGAAGAGCGCGTGGgtgggaggcggaggaagagggaggtgggtgGTGGGCATGTATCTCGGCCTGTCTTTACGTAGATGCGTAGGTATGCCGCCGTGATCTGTGCTGCATGCCGCTCTTCTAGAGTCGTCTCGAGAACgagcaagagggaggggcgggaTGGGGAAATAGACGAGGCGAGCAGGTAACGTCACGCAGTTCATCTGTGTCACGAGAAAGCGGCTTTAGGCACTGCGATTGGCATCGAATAacgccatcgcagcagccTCCTGTGCAGCCTTGAACAACGCCTCCAGGTAgtcgcgcagcggcagaggcgcaTCGACCCTACCGCTCTGATTGACCTGCCAGGCCGactcgctgccaccgcagccgctggaggaggagaaactGCACATGCATGCCCCGTAAGCCAAGAACGGCAATTTCTTCAAGGTGCGGCCATTTAGCCCCGCGCACACCTCCGCAATATGATGGAGCAGCGTACTGATCGTGTATGCTGCTCCAGATAAGCAGTGCAACGGTGGCTGGTGATGTGCTGGGTGCGGAGCAGAAACCGTTCCCAGACTCGTGGGCGAcgccatcgcctccagcggGGGTTTGTGAAACCTACTAGATCTGTCATGCGACGCGTTGAGCTCCTCATTCCACATGTGGACAGCGTCGCtagtgccgccgccgccattcAGTGAATGACTGTCAAGACTCCCGTACGTACCCACGTTGCCCTCGGGTACCGCTCGGCCTTTCTCACTAGGCTCGTTCGCAGCAGAGAGCCAGTTCGGTTCGTCGGGCAGCACTGACGTCCCGGCTTGCGGCGCAGCCACCAACCCTTtgtccagcagctcctgcacgcTTGCATATAGTATGAGGAAGCGTGCCTGCAGGCCTGGCGGGCCAACATGCACACGCTTATCCGCTCTGTCCAGCAGTGCAGTATCAATTGCCGCTGTCAAGTTGGTCGTGGCGAGCACAATGATGTTTTGGCAGTCCTGTAGTCGGTCTATctgcgtgagcagcgcaTTCACCACACGAATGGAATCAGAGGGTTCATTGCCCTTCATCGCGGAGGCGCGAGCCGCCGCGAGGCTCTCCACCTCGTCCATCACGCAGCAAATCAAGCATTCCTTGTCgtcagcgatgcagcgcaccTGCTCAAACAGCTCCAGCACTCGCTTGCCGCTCTCGCTGAACCAGCGACTGAACAAGCTGTGAGCATTGATCTCTAAAAGGCACGCCCGAGCATACACcgaggaggcgaggcgaATCGATAGCTTCTGCGCCAGGGCGCGACACAGCGACGTCTTGCCCGTGCCTGGTGGGCCGTGGAAAAGAACAAGTCGATTCCACGCTACGACGTTGGGGCTAACCCCGGCGCGGGCGAAACGCATGGCGGTGTCCACATAGCTCACAATGTCCCGCTTGAACGCAATTGACGCTGCCTCACTCTCGCCGTAGTGCAGCGACTCCCACTGGCCCTCCAGTGAGACGTGCGGCAGGGGCGTCAGAGTGAAGCTCGACGTATTgtcgtcttcgccgccgcggtgcatGTTGTCAGCCGTGCACCACGCTGGCAGAGACGACTGAGCGGCCGGGGTGGACGCGACAGCTGAGAGTGGCGTACAGCCAGCTTCGCCGCAGAGTCGGTAAAGTCGCATGCAGAAacacacctcctccacgtttGTCCATGAGCAGCCTATCGGGAAGGAGACATCGCACACTCGCACCGACACAACATCATCTCTCAGAAGAGGTGGCGCGTCTGCCAGGGAGATGGTGGCGCCGGGAAGAAACGGCGGCAGGTGTCCCGCGGTCAGTCGTCGGCTGGCCTGCACGCGCACGTAGGATCGGACGAGACTACTGAGCTCGGGCCAGGCAGCGGTATCGGCTGTGGTCCTCACCTCGATTACAACGAGGTACCGCGCCGATTTGCCTTCAGGCGAGAGTGGGGATGCGCTAGTTTGGCGGAGCATCATCGTAAAGCGACCACGTTCGCTGCGATTACTGCCAAAAGTGtgagctgcgccacggcATTAGTTAAGtacgtatatatatatgggcgcgggagagagagagagagagcgcgtgcgcggtaacggggagaaggggggaatcacaggcacacgcgcaagATGCTCCCTACGTTGGCACCCTCAACACGAGCGAAATGGGGAGGCGTGTGCACAGATTGCAGCCAATCTCCTACGCGGGGATGGCAACACCAAACTGCAGTATAAAGTTATAAGCTCCCTGTCTTAGTGTGTGAGGGTGTCTATGAGGCGGTTCAGCGGCTGTGGAAGAGAGTACGCTGTGGACGCCTGTATCGCTCTggggatgtgtgtgtgccgcctcctcgagTCGCACAGGagcctgtctctctctcacgcctTGCCCGGCCCTCTACCGAAAGAGAAGCTGAGATTAAGACaggcagggaagggggagggaaatgAAGAAGGCAGAACAGCAaagaggggtggagaggcagGGATTGTGCCGAACAGCAGTTCTGGGCACGCCGAGTAGCCTTGATACCAGAGTGTGGGGAAtgtggggaggagaaagagaggcgaagagggaaagagagaggaagggtgAACAAGATGAGAGAACTCGGGGGAAAGGCGCtaaaggtgtgtgtgtgtggctaTGTGTATGGGTCATTGACGCCTGATCCGACCGTGAACCAGTCATATACCCTACACCTGCGCAGAAgcacgcatgcacggcgaactcgcttctcccccccccccggcgtCTCGTCTCGCACcccatgtgtgtgcgcgtgtgtgtgtaggttTCGGTGGGTATGGGCAAAGGGGGGGACTCACCTCAGAGGGGCATTCGCTTCACCGTTATTTTGTCTGCTCTTATTCTCCTCCACAAGTGCATAATGTACCTCCTCGCACGCCAGTCTGTGATCACGGGCACTGCATCTTCGACTACAGGCATACATGTAAAAAATGCCACAAGTGAGCACAGCGGTGGATGGAGTGCAGGGGAGGCCGGGGTTGTCCACTTCACACCGCTGTTCCTCCATTCACTcacgccccctccccccccccaagtTGGGCTCttccagcagcacgcgcgcgaCACAAGATGACCGTCTTGCGTCACGGCCCTACTCCAACGCTGGGATAGAAGTGATCGAAGTTGAAATTCCCTCTCGGAAAAGACGGTCCGCTATCCTCATGGCTTTTGCTTAGAGACGAAGGAGCGCCGTTTGCCTCCTACGCGGCGGGGAGGTGCTCGGCGGTGTGACCGTCGGGTTTGCCACTGGGCTACCGCTCGTCTGCAGAGCCTCCAGCTGCATCCGCATCCACTCAGCCACTGAATGCGCATCTGCTCCCGCCGTCTCCGTAGTCCATGTGTCGCTGAACGAGAGAGATGACTGACCGGCGCACTGCACCGCCCAGTTGAA contains the following coding sequences:
- a CDS encoding ATPase-like protein, with translation MMLRQTSASPLSPEGKSARYLVVIEVRTTADTAAWPELSSLVRSYVRVQASRRLTAGHLPPFLPGATISLADAPPLLRDDVVSVRVCDVSFPIGCSWTNVEEVCFCMRLYRLCGEAGCTPLSAVASTPAAQSSLPAWCTADNMHRGGEDDNTSSFTLTPLPHVSLEGQWESLHYGESEAASIAFKRDIVSYVDTAMRFARAGVSPNVVAWNRLVLFHGPPGTGKTSLCRALAQKLSIRLASSVYARACLLEINAHSLFSRWFSESGKRVLELFEQVRCIADDKECLICCVMDEVESLAAARASAMKGNEPSDSIRVVNALLTQIDRLQDCQNIIVLATTNLTAAIDTALLDRADKRVHVGPPGLQARFLILYASVQELLDKGLVAAPQAGTSVLPDEPNWLSAANEPSEKGRAVPEGNVGTYGSLDSHSLNGGGGTSDAVHMWNEELNASHDRSSRFHKPPLEAMASPTSLGTVSAPHPAHHQPPLHCLSGAAYTISTLLHHIAEVCAGLNGRTLKKLPFLAYGACMCSFSSSSGCGGSESAWQVNQSGRVDAPLPLRDYLEALFKAAQEAAAMALFDANRSA
- a CDS encoding putative DNA topoisomerase III, whose amino-acid sequence is MGRNVLMVAEKPSLAESIATILSSGSCSRRTRALPVYEYMGSFMGSPAYFKVTSTTGHVFSCDFTSQHQNWDRTEEEQLFTAPIVWKDTSEKVTHHLEHEAKGCDTLVLWLDCDREGENICFEVMQVVRREIYNNNSIFRAHFSAITAEEIFHAFCSLGRPNKSISDAVTCRQELDLKVGVAFTRFQTKYFQGKYGDLDASVVSYGPCQTPTLGFCVQRHDEILNFKPENFWRLVPVASRSGAVLQFDWDRGRVFDETMARLILQRITKNGKVATVTNMSVSSDTRPRPTGLNTVDLMKIASKALGIGPHYVMTIAENLYIRGYISYPRTESTAYPPSFNLVGALAQQKNHPIWGGYVTALLQGGHVHPKAGKDAGDHPPITPMRSASPGELSGDEWRIFEYITRHFIASVSPDCRLIKTKITIELGGELFSISGKVVEDPGFTEIMPHARVEDDRMPTGVNKGDSFQLSDVRLQAGQTQPPSYLTESDLIGLMEKNGIGTDASISTHINNIVERGYCSVQAGRVMKPSKLGIVLIHGIKAIDPELVLPLVRSRVEEYVTHIAEGRARLEDVLSYSLDLFFSKFKFFKEHIDIFDGLMGASFSAISATGKPITRCGNCMRYLKHLNTRPQRLYCPYCEVTFALPQGGTVKPYSGFTCPIDNFELVVCHIDGGKSFPICPSCYNNPPFEELPSALQHHNRGNGGGATAKAAPSTRHMACDECRHPTCEHSLATNYVCDCVDGSCPGSMAFVPRTAGQWKVCCNACPMMVKLPPTAQRVYVTAEECAECAANCLDIMFPEGKSVLPNRKDRIVACIFCHPGLSPLCEEVRGRVGNFRRIGGAAAGGRGGRGGRGRGRGRGRGNREDRW